The sequence below is a genomic window from Dyadobacter chenwenxiniae.
CTTCTCAGCAATGTGGCTCCTTCGGGGTAGGCCAGTTCGGTTAAACCGCCGGCTCTTTTGATGACATCACTGATTTTATCATTTTTATTCACAATAGTATAAGGACCTGCGATAAGCACTTCGCCTTCCACAAATACAGTTTGCTGCTCGACATAGTTAGGTGACTTACGAACAGTTACCTGGTCAAAAGGCATCAACGTAAAGTTGCTTCCTTTGCTGTTCAGGGACAGGTCACGGTCCACATCAAACTTGAAGACCTCCGAAATCTGCGCATTTGCAGCTCCTGCAATACTATTTCTTTTTCTTCTGATCACCTCGATTTCGGACGTGTAAGCAGATTCTTTAAGTCCTCCCGCTTGAACCAGAAGATCTTCGAGGGTCATATTGACCGTGTAAGGGAATTTGCCTTCGTTCTCGGTAATCTTCGTATTATTTACTTCTCCATTTACACTCACAAATGCCGTTTCGGCCATGTCAAATTTGGAAGGGACAATGACTCTGTCCAGCCTGGTCAAAATAAGGTCAGGCGTAACATTGTTCAGGATATCCGTGTAATTGATCGATATGCTTTCCAAAACCAGATCCTGGCGTGTTCTTAATACACTCACACGTCCTACGAATGCATCTTCGCGCAAGCCTTGCGCATTGTCGATCAGTTGTTTCAATGATGGGCTGTTATCCAGTGCATAATCACCCGGCCGCATGACGGCGCCTTCAACAGTTACTATATTTTCAAAACGATCCAGAACCGTTTCGACATTTACAGAGTCACCGGTTACTATTTCGAAATTTTCGTAATTGGCTTCTGCTACATCCAGTATCTTACGTTCTTTTGACGTGATCCTTTGCACTTTCAATCTTGCGCGGTAAGCTTTATCATTAAAACCACCGGAATAACGAAGCATATCGCCTAATTTCTCTTCTGGTTTAAGCTCGTAGATGCCCGGGCGTTTTACCATCCCCGCTATTTCCGCTCTTTTCAGATAGTAGCCAACCACCACATTATCATTGTCCTGAACACGTATATCACCATCGATTTTACCATTAACAAGGTAATCATAAATGTCAATATGCGACACAACTTTACCTTGGCGAACTACCCGCACATCACGGAAAGATCCAATTTCGTTTGGTCCGCCAGCCTGGTAAAGTGCGTTAAACGCAGACGACAATGAGGACACCTGATAAGTTCCGGGATTGATCACTTCTCCTGTTACAAAGACCTTTACGGTGCGTACATCGCCAAGGGTTACCATCAATTTGGTCCTTGCCGTTTCACCACCGCTGCCAATGAGACCAGGCGTAAATTTAGAGAACTTGTCAATTAATATCTTGCGGACTTCCTCAATCGTACGCCCCGCCACATATACATTACCCACGCGGAGCAACGAAATAAAGCCGTCTTTTGTAACTGTGACTTCGTAAGTGCTTTCTGCGTAGTTGTAGATGAAGATTTTAAGCTCATCACCAGGGCCTACAATGTAGTTTGTGGGCGTTGCGATCTGGAAATCCGGGATGGCATCAAGGTTTTTATCTGCAAAAAGAGAATATCCGTAGATTTTCTGGCGGAAAGCTTCTTTTTCCTGATCTGCCTCGGAAAGCTGAGAAGATGTGGTGTCGTTTATTTTACTTTGATTCGACTGGTCACCCGTTTGAGCCTTTTGGTC
It includes:
- a CDS encoding SLBB domain-containing protein, giving the protein MNRIKLAKSYKSILLYLLCLVISLPSLSQGIPQSIPTAPTGTAPQSGTNSGAPRGNAGNAGNAGNSGNTQGNQPGANNQQQSGTQQNAEGQGTEKGKAAADQKAQTGDQSNQSKINDTTSSQLSEADQEKEAFRQKIYGYSLFADKNLDAIPDFQIATPTNYIVGPGDELKIFIYNYAESTYEVTVTKDGFISLLRVGNVYVAGRTIEEVRKILIDKFSKFTPGLIGSGGETARTKLMVTLGDVRTVKVFVTGEVINPGTYQVSSLSSAFNALYQAGGPNEIGSFRDVRVVRQGKVVSHIDIYDYLVNGKIDGDIRVQDNDNVVVGYYLKRAEIAGMVKRPGIYELKPEEKLGDMLRYSGGFNDKAYRARLKVQRITSKERKILDVAEANYENFEIVTGDSVNVETVLDRFENIVTVEGAVMRPGDYALDNSPSLKQLIDNAQGLREDAFVGRVSVLRTRQDLVLESISINYTDILNNVTPDLILTRLDRVIVPSKFDMAETAFVSVNGEVNNTKITENEGKFPYTVNMTLEDLLVQAGGLKESAYTSEIEVIRRKRNSIAGAANAQISEVFKFDVDRDLSLNSKGSNFTLMPFDQVTVRKSPNYVEQQTVFVEGEVLIAGPYTIVNKNDKISDVIKRAGGLTELAYPEGATLLRRTLVRELDEPTDFDQAEQTEKSIKSGTIIGDVPNVKEESIGIKLKNILKSPGSFEDLIVQEGDIIRIPKRLETVQVNGAVLYPTTVKFGKGMAFSDYISQSGGFTTESLRKSSYIKYPNGNVDRTRRFLFFNVYPKVEPGSEIFVPQRAAPALNPQQALQTATGILGSVMSLILAVLAFRSIN